In the genome of Actinomadura luzonensis, the window GCGTGCTCGTCGTCCCCCGGCAGGACCTGGAGTGCGCCGTGAGCGCCGCCGAGGCGCGGGCCGTCAAGGAGGCCGCGACGCGGGCGGCGTTCGAGAAGGGCGAGCTGGGCCTCGACCGGTACGGGCTGCGCGAGCGGCTGCCGGAGCTCGGCCTCGTCTACCTCACCCAAGCCGAGTACGAAGGCGCCGGGCCCGACGGGGACGGACGTGACTGACGTGACTGACGTGACTGACGGCGGCGCTGACGGCGGCCGCCACGACGGCGGCGTGCGCTGCATGCTGATGCGCGGCGGCACGTCCAAGGGCGCCTACTTCCTGGCCGCCGACCTGCCCGCCGACCCCGGCGAGCGCGACGAGCTGCTGCTGCGGATCCTCGGCAGCCCCGACCCCCGCCAGATCGACGGCATCGGCGGCGCCCACCCGCTGACCAGCAAGGTCGCCGTCGTGTCGCGCTCGGCCGACCCCGCGGCCGACCTCGACTACACCTTCCTCCAGGTGGCCGTGGACGAGCCCGCCGTGACCAGGACGCAGAACTGCGGCAACCTGCTCGCCGGCGTCGGCCCGTTCGCCGTCGAGCGCGGCCTCGTCCCGGCCGGGGGCGAGCACACCGAGACCCGCATCCGCCTGGTCAACACCGGCGGCGTCGCCACCGCCCGCTTCCCGACGCCGGGCGGCCGGGTCGACTACCGCGGCGGCACCGCCGTCTCCGGCGTGCCGGGGACGGCCGCCGCCGTCGTCCTCGGCTTCGAGGACACCGCAGGCTCCGCCACCGGCAGCCTGCTGCCCACCGGCAACCAGGTGGACGTCATCGACGGCATCGAGGTCACCTGCGTCGACAACGGCATGCCGGTCGTCGTGGCGGCCGCCCGCGACCTCGGCATCACCGGCTACGAGCCGTACGAGGAGCTGGCCGCCGACGCCGCGCTCGCCGAGCGGGTGCAGGAGCTGCGCCTGCGGGCCGGGAAGCTGATG includes:
- a CDS encoding 4-oxalomesaconate tautomerase, with product MTDVTDGGADGGRHDGGVRCMLMRGGTSKGAYFLAADLPADPGERDELLLRILGSPDPRQIDGIGGAHPLTSKVAVVSRSADPAADLDYTFLQVAVDEPAVTRTQNCGNLLAGVGPFAVERGLVPAGGEHTETRIRLVNTGGVATARFPTPGGRVDYRGGTAVSGVPGTAAAVVLGFEDTAGSATGSLLPTGNQVDVIDGIEVTCVDNGMPVVVAAARDLGITGYEPYEELAADAALAERVQELRLRAGKLMGLGDVAGASVPKTTLVAPPRDGGALCTRTFIPVRPHTSIGVLGAVSVVTAALLPDGVARRHARLPDGPRVDVEHPAGHLQVEVELDLTTDPPTAVRAANVRTARKLFDGTVFPRPRPDEGPTT